In Shouchella patagoniensis, the following are encoded in one genomic region:
- a CDS encoding right-handed parallel beta-helix repeat-containing protein → MINRNQIVQREQRTVTIGTNGEYPTITQAIKELLASGATEYHSSITLNLQAGFILQEQVHVENMNLGWITIVSQDDVVPIQASAISETLIESRRPAFFGSRNATLPTIGVLFEYDTQTSRCDGITVAFGSKVQLLPGSGVNYADRGLGAYYDSEAFCYMEGLTEGGGGTGAGDVIGVSFRHCTNRAFMASFGSRIHCARSIIDYCKGDNAVYAIWGSFCDIYQSNISHAENTAVHSRDGSKVNARETNVSHSNRGYHALHNGTINARYGNPKWSGDGAKNCRGYGVMATYNSQIDAADLPVDGSHRGFHASTGSTINASDSSAQNCTIGYHATDASTINAQNSNASGASREGFFADKGSRINADRSSANDCREGFSARFASGINADTSSALRAENHGFLASETSVIQARNSSANQATNHGFLATRSSTINARGSNARSCGGNGFRAEEGSSLNANSGDATGSGGAGLETFRGSHMAAQNSIGSVKPSSTNQLFIEGAIYR, encoded by the coding sequence ATGATCAATCGAAATCAGATCGTTCAAAGGGAACAGCGGACAGTGACCATTGGCACGAACGGTGAATACCCAACCATTACGCAAGCGATTAAAGAGCTCCTCGCAAGTGGGGCAACAGAGTATCATTCATCCATTACATTAAACCTTCAAGCAGGGTTTATCCTTCAGGAACAAGTCCATGTAGAAAACATGAATCTTGGCTGGATCACCATCGTTAGTCAAGATGATGTTGTGCCAATTCAAGCATCGGCGATATCTGAAACGTTAATTGAATCACGCCGACCCGCCTTTTTTGGATCTCGAAACGCCACCTTACCAACCATCGGTGTTTTATTTGAATATGATACACAAACAAGCAGGTGCGATGGGATTACTGTCGCTTTTGGCTCAAAAGTCCAACTGCTTCCTGGATCAGGTGTCAATTATGCCGATCGTGGACTCGGGGCTTACTATGATTCCGAAGCCTTCTGTTATATGGAAGGTTTAACGGAAGGCGGTGGAGGCACTGGGGCAGGAGATGTGATTGGGGTTTCCTTTAGACACTGTACCAATCGCGCTTTCATGGCCTCCTTTGGGTCAAGGATTCATTGTGCTCGCTCTATCATTGATTATTGCAAAGGAGACAACGCCGTCTACGCGATTTGGGGTTCCTTTTGCGACATTTATCAATCGAACATTAGCCATGCTGAAAACACGGCGGTTCATAGTCGTGATGGCTCAAAAGTGAATGCGCGTGAAACAAATGTCTCTCATTCGAATAGAGGCTACCATGCGCTCCATAACGGAACCATTAATGCCCGATACGGCAACCCTAAATGGTCGGGAGATGGGGCTAAAAATTGTCGAGGCTACGGCGTAATGGCGACTTACAACTCTCAAATCGATGCAGCCGATCTACCGGTAGATGGCTCACATCGAGGCTTTCATGCTTCAACAGGCTCTACTATTAATGCGAGTGATTCTTCTGCACAAAATTGCACAATTGGGTATCACGCAACCGATGCAAGTACCATTAACGCACAAAATAGCAATGCGAGTGGAGCAAGTAGAGAAGGTTTTTTTGCTGATAAAGGCAGTCGGATTAATGCCGACCGCTCGAGCGCAAATGATTGCAGAGAAGGGTTTAGTGCCCGCTTCGCCTCTGGGATTAACGCGGATACGTCTAGTGCACTACGAGCTGAAAATCATGGGTTCCTAGCAAGCGAAACGTCCGTCATTCAAGCAAGAAACAGTTCCGCCAATCAAGCAACCAATCATGGCTTCTTAGCCACACGATCGTCAACGATCAATGCGCGTGGTTCAAACGCTCGCTCATGTGGAGGGAATGGCTTTAGGGCAGAAGAAGGTTCATCCTTGAATGCCAATTCCGGCGATGCTACAGGAAGCGGCGGTGCCGGTTTGGAAACTTTCCGTGGTTCTCATATGGCCGCTCAGAATTCCATTGGTTCTGTCAAACCATCGAGTACAAATCAACTTTTCATAGAAGGTGCGATTTACCGTTAA
- a CDS encoding tRNA dihydrouridine synthase, translating into MIDNFWRELPRPFFILAPMEDVTDVVFRHVVSEAARPDVFFTEFTNSESYCHPDGKQSVRGRLTFTEDEQPIVAHIWGDKPELYRQMSIGMAKEGFRGIDLNMGCPVQNVAGNGKGSGLIRRPEVAAELIQAAKAGGLPVSVKTRLGYTSVDEWRDWLTHILNQDIANLSIHLRTKKEMSKVDAHWELIPEIKKLRDEIAPDTLLTINGDIPNRQVGLELVEKYGVDGVMIGRGIFTNPFAFEKEPKEHTSEEFLDLLRLQLDLHDKYAKIESRAFKPLHRFFKIYVRDFRGASELRNQLMNANSTDEVRALLDAFQAEKQEIE; encoded by the coding sequence ATGATTGATAATTTTTGGCGTGAGTTACCACGACCTTTTTTTATACTAGCACCAATGGAAGATGTGACAGATGTTGTGTTTCGCCATGTTGTGAGCGAAGCGGCAAGACCGGATGTGTTTTTTACAGAGTTTACAAACTCGGAAAGTTATTGTCACCCAGATGGCAAACAAAGTGTACGGGGACGGTTAACGTTTACAGAGGATGAGCAACCAATTGTCGCGCATATATGGGGCGATAAGCCAGAGCTTTACAGGCAAATGAGTATTGGGATGGCGAAAGAAGGGTTTAGAGGGATCGACCTGAATATGGGTTGTCCTGTCCAGAATGTGGCAGGAAACGGTAAGGGTAGTGGCCTGATCCGTCGTCCGGAAGTGGCTGCTGAACTCATTCAAGCAGCAAAAGCAGGAGGACTGCCTGTCAGTGTGAAGACTAGACTTGGGTACACAAGTGTAGACGAATGGCGTGACTGGTTAACGCACATCTTAAACCAAGACATTGCAAATCTGTCCATTCATTTGCGCACAAAGAAGGAAATGAGCAAAGTAGACGCGCATTGGGAGCTGATCCCAGAGATCAAAAAGCTCCGTGATGAGATTGCTCCTGATACACTGTTGACGATTAATGGGGATATCCCTAACCGCCAAGTTGGCTTGGAGCTTGTTGAAAAATATGGCGTCGATGGCGTGATGATTGGTCGTGGAATCTTTACAAATCCGTTCGCTTTTGAAAAAGAGCCAAAAGAACATACGAGTGAAGAATTTCTTGATCTCTTGCGGTTACAATTAGATCTCCATGATAAATACGCAAAAATAGAATCAAGAGCGTTTAAGCCGCTTCATCGATTTTTTAAGATTTATGTTCGTGATTTTCGAGGGGCAAGTGAATTGAGAAATCAATTGATGAACGCCAACTCAACAGACGAAGTACGTGCATTGCTCGATGCCTTTCAAGCAGAAAAACAGGAAATCGAATAG
- a CDS encoding nucleoside 2-deoxyribosyltransferase: MNQGKKMFLAGPFKSLVDSKTGIMEKHEKQKLLNLISFFETRGFSVHNAHKREGWGKDFMTPEECTEIDFKEISTCDLFVAFPGAPASPGTHIEIGWASALNKPIILLLEEGKDYAFLINGLGTVANVTFIRFQTEEDYLSQLEKLYLQII, from the coding sequence ATGAATCAAGGTAAAAAAATGTTTCTAGCAGGTCCCTTTAAAAGTTTGGTTGATTCAAAAACAGGAATAATGGAAAAGCACGAAAAACAAAAATTACTAAATCTAATCTCTTTTTTTGAAACAAGAGGTTTTTCAGTCCATAATGCGCACAAACGTGAAGGTTGGGGGAAAGATTTCATGACACCTGAAGAATGTACGGAAATCGATTTCAAAGAAATCAGTACGTGCGATCTTTTTGTTGCCTTCCCAGGAGCACCAGCTTCTCCAGGTACGCATATAGAAATTGGTTGGGCTTCCGCTTTGAACAAACCAATTATTCTATTATTAGAAGAAGGAAAAGACTATGCCTTTTTAATAAACGGTCTTGGTACGGTCGCTAATGTAACGTTCATCCGTTTTCAAACAGAAGAAGATTATTTAAGCCAACTTGAAAAGCTGTATTTGCAAATCATTTAG
- a CDS encoding thymidylate synthase: MHYNNFHEAYIETLYETYHNPQFFNAPRGNHSREKLNHHLSIKNPVERVCYLASRKTNIVFNFAEVLWYLSADNGVDFIGYYNKKMPNYSMNGKVLTGTAYGPKIFEFGNAKINQWQQIKDLLTYEDSDSKRAFMQIFDATELMVPENIDVSCTLGLQFFVRENKLYMASFMRANDAFRGIISDLFSFTFIQELMARDLQLELGEYFHNVGSIHVYQPDNEWTETVLQEAKSNLQNMKPEFEFPIMPSTNNWPSIETVLKYECLLRQDQVKLSCSDIEQLDLPDYWKQVLYLFSLYQYIAYKRPIDFSLFDHLLPVYQHFMINKWPSHFKTKVE; encoded by the coding sequence ATGCATTACAACAACTTTCATGAAGCCTATATTGAAACATTATATGAAACCTATCACAACCCACAATTTTTCAACGCGCCACGCGGTAACCACAGCCGCGAAAAGCTCAACCATCATTTGAGTATTAAAAACCCTGTAGAACGTGTCTGTTATTTAGCAAGTCGAAAGACGAACATTGTTTTCAATTTCGCGGAAGTGTTATGGTACTTATCTGCAGATAATGGTGTTGATTTTATTGGGTACTATAATAAGAAAATGCCCAATTATTCAATGAACGGAAAGGTATTAACAGGTACAGCATATGGACCAAAAATATTTGAATTTGGGAATGCGAAGATTAATCAATGGCAACAAATAAAAGATTTATTAACCTATGAAGATTCTGATTCAAAGCGAGCATTTATGCAGATCTTTGATGCGACTGAACTTATGGTACCCGAAAACATTGATGTTTCTTGTACATTAGGTCTACAATTTTTTGTAAGAGAAAACAAACTATATATGGCATCTTTTATGCGTGCTAATGATGCTTTTCGTGGAATCATAAGTGATCTTTTTTCTTTTACTTTTATCCAAGAATTAATGGCAAGAGACCTTCAACTAGAATTAGGAGAATACTTTCATAATGTCGGCTCCATCCATGTCTATCAACCCGATAATGAATGGACTGAAACTGTACTCCAAGAAGCGAAGTCTAATCTTCAAAACATGAAGCCGGAGTTTGAGTTTCCGATCATGCCTTCTACAAATAATTGGCCATCGATTGAAACCGTATTAAAATATGAATGCCTATTAAGACAAGATCAAGTTAAACTGTCTTGCTCAGATATTGAACAACTGGATTTACCTGATTATTGGAAACAAGTTCTTTATCTTTTTAGTTTATATCAGTACATTGCTTATAAACGACCAATTGATTTCTCTTTGTTTGATCATTTACTACCGGTTTATCAACATTTTATGATTAATAAGTGGCCCTCACATTTCAAAACAAAAGTAGAATAA
- a CDS encoding class I SAM-dependent methyltransferase, with amino-acid sequence MEKTSFKEGTIANQFDAYNDILEQTLGFRFVFQMLISNPDRKNILDFGCGPGKVAYRLAESTDLNIIAVDESKEMLDIASEKRNHPEVDYHLIQNDRLSFLEDNSVDGAIACYVFINTEKKDRIQRIMKEIYRVLKPQSPFVILDTNPDSTGIEFSTFRNGLSGKKYTYGEARQEWLHIENQDDLILNDFHWPKSMYQELLKKVGFQDIKQIEPTLRDIPDDELQMIEQKHKFNQWKNEWDSPPFVMYQSMKPAQE; translated from the coding sequence ATGGAGAAGACTTCTTTTAAAGAAGGAACGATTGCTAATCAATTTGATGCTTACAATGATATTCTTGAACAAACGTTGGGATTTCGTTTTGTCTTCCAAATGCTTATCTCAAACCCTGATAGAAAAAATATACTCGACTTCGGGTGTGGACCAGGGAAAGTCGCTTATAGATTGGCGGAGAGTACCGATCTAAATATTATTGCTGTAGACGAATCAAAAGAAATGCTCGATATTGCTTCTGAAAAACGAAATCATCCAGAAGTTGATTATCATTTAATTCAGAATGATCGATTATCTTTTCTTGAGGATAATTCAGTGGACGGAGCGATCGCATGTTATGTATTCATTAATACAGAAAAGAAAGATCGAATTCAGCGCATTATGAAAGAGATTTATCGGGTATTAAAACCTCAATCGCCTTTTGTCATTTTAGATACGAATCCTGACTCAACCGGTATCGAGTTTTCAACCTTTCGAAATGGTCTATCAGGAAAAAAGTACACTTATGGAGAAGCCCGACAAGAATGGTTACACATCGAGAATCAAGATGATCTTATTTTGAATGATTTTCACTGGCCAAAGTCAATGTATCAAGAACTTCTTAAGAAAGTAGGGTTTCAGGATATCAAACAAATCGAACCAACGTTGCGAGATATTCCCGATGACGAATTACAAATGATTGAACAAAAGCATAAATTTAACCAATGGAAAAATGAATGGGACTCCCCTCCCTTCGTTATGTATCAATCGATGAAACCAGCACAAGAGTAG
- a CDS encoding HAD-IIA family hydrolase, with product MIVDEFDVFLFDLDGVLYKGPEPLPEAVESLKRLRQDHKMIRFLTNDPCTTRKKTASRLNRLGIEASNEEVITSGWATAQYLQKEKIRTALVLGDEHLKWECQQVGITTDDQNDVEAVVVGWDGDVSFHDIQQAAKFIHKGAKFVATNPDRTFPTPEGSLPAVGAMVEAIRVSTEKRPVIVGKPYPYMFEKAMADFSPSSRIVMVGDNPYTDVLGAHQVGIPSILISDQKTTKFPSARDFRNPDATIPNLKGLFDSKTKMKKWIAPPFSWPDHIKAGVAGIIINKTQRVLLMKRADNGLWGIPSGHVEPGETVEEAIIREISEETGLKVKVNRLIGVYSDPVSQVFQYPTGKVSHFITTCFECEVVGGTLIRENEETLDVSYFDCNHLPEDLLPMHPRWLEDALEKKQMSYIR from the coding sequence ATGATAGTTGATGAATTTGATGTATTTTTGTTTGATTTAGATGGAGTGCTTTATAAAGGGCCCGAACCACTTCCAGAAGCAGTAGAATCGCTCAAACGTCTTCGGCAAGATCATAAGATGATTCGTTTTCTAACAAATGATCCATGTACAACACGAAAAAAAACAGCAAGTCGGTTAAATCGTCTTGGAATAGAGGCAAGCAACGAAGAAGTCATTACATCAGGTTGGGCGACTGCTCAATATTTACAGAAAGAAAAGATCAGAACTGCACTTGTTTTAGGTGACGAACATTTAAAATGGGAGTGTCAACAGGTAGGTATTACGACTGACGATCAAAATGATGTTGAAGCCGTTGTTGTCGGGTGGGACGGTGATGTGTCTTTTCATGACATACAGCAAGCAGCGAAATTCATTCATAAAGGAGCAAAATTTGTTGCGACCAATCCTGATAGAACATTTCCGACCCCAGAAGGCTCTTTACCTGCTGTTGGAGCTATGGTAGAAGCGATTCGCGTATCAACAGAGAAGAGACCTGTCATTGTAGGAAAACCATACCCTTATATGTTTGAGAAAGCGATGGCAGATTTCTCCCCGTCCTCTAGAATAGTAATGGTGGGTGATAATCCGTATACTGATGTGTTAGGAGCACACCAGGTAGGAATACCATCCATTTTAATATCAGATCAAAAGACAACTAAATTTCCATCTGCTAGAGATTTTCGGAATCCCGATGCAACGATACCGAATTTGAAAGGTTTATTTGATAGTAAAACTAAAATGAAGAAATGGATTGCCCCTCCCTTTTCTTGGCCTGATCATATTAAAGCAGGAGTAGCAGGCATTATTATTAATAAGACGCAGCGCGTTCTCCTCATGAAGCGAGCAGATAACGGCTTATGGGGTATTCCTTCTGGTCATGTTGAACCAGGAGAAACTGTAGAAGAGGCGATCATTAGAGAAATTAGTGAAGAAACGGGTTTAAAAGTGAAAGTTAATCGGTTAATCGGTGTTTATTCTGACCCTGTCTCCCAAGTATTTCAATACCCCACCGGGAAAGTCAGTCACTTTATTACAACTTGTTTCGAATGTGAAGTTGTGGGAGGAACGCTAATTAGGGAAAATGAAGAAACATTAGATGTGAGTTACTTTGATTGTAATCATTTACCCGAAGATCTCTTGCCTATGCATCCAAGATGGCTTGAAGATGCATTAGAAAAAAAACAAATGTCTTATATCCGTTAA
- a CDS encoding zinc-dependent alcohol dehydrogenase, translating to MKAVTYQGPNHVQVRKVEDARVEKKDDIIVKITSTAICGSDLHLYQGNMPLPKGYIIGHEPMGIIEETGPDVTKVKKGDRVVVPFNVSCGQCFYCHHEMESQCDNSNPHYDSGGYFGYTEKFGNHPGGQAEYLKVPFGNFTPFLIPESCELEDESLLFLSDVLPTAYWSVINAGVKKNDTVIVLGCGPVGLMTQKFAWMKGAKRVIAIDYLDYRLAHAKKMNNVEVYEFTKYPDMGEHLKEITHGGADVVIDCVGMDGKKSPLEFIEQKLKLQGGTLGPIQIATKAVRKFGTVQLTGVYGSNYNAFPLGAFWIRNINLKMGQAPVIHLMPELFDKIVANEFDPKEIITHKLPLDEANHGYHIFNKHEDDCIKVILKP from the coding sequence ATGAAAGCTGTCACATATCAAGGCCCTAATCACGTTCAAGTTCGTAAAGTAGAAGATGCTAGGGTGGAAAAGAAAGACGATATTATTGTTAAAATCACTTCAACTGCTATATGTGGATCAGATTTGCATCTTTATCAAGGAAACATGCCGTTACCTAAAGGATACATTATCGGTCACGAACCTATGGGAATCATTGAAGAAACAGGACCTGACGTAACAAAAGTAAAAAAAGGAGACCGTGTGGTTGTTCCATTTAATGTGTCCTGTGGCCAATGTTTTTATTGCCATCATGAAATGGAGAGTCAATGTGACAACTCGAATCCTCATTACGATTCAGGTGGGTACTTTGGCTATACTGAAAAGTTTGGCAACCATCCCGGCGGTCAGGCTGAGTATTTAAAGGTTCCTTTTGGAAATTTCACCCCTTTCCTTATACCGGAATCATGTGAATTAGAGGATGAATCTCTGCTCTTTTTATCTGATGTCTTGCCAACTGCATATTGGAGTGTAATCAACGCAGGGGTAAAGAAAAACGATACAGTCATTGTACTCGGATGTGGACCAGTTGGTTTAATGACGCAGAAGTTTGCGTGGATGAAGGGAGCAAAAAGAGTCATCGCAATTGATTACTTAGATTATCGACTGGCTCACGCAAAAAAAATGAATAACGTTGAAGTTTATGAGTTTACAAAGTATCCGGATATGGGAGAACACTTAAAAGAAATTACCCACGGAGGAGCAGATGTCGTCATTGATTGTGTGGGGATGGATGGGAAAAAATCACCTTTAGAATTTATTGAGCAGAAATTGAAACTACAAGGTGGGACACTAGGTCCGATCCAAATTGCGACAAAAGCTGTCCGGAAATTCGGGACAGTTCAATTAACAGGCGTATACGGCAGCAACTACAATGCGTTTCCGTTAGGTGCCTTCTGGATTCGAAATATTAATCTCAAAATGGGACAAGCACCTGTTATTCATTTAATGCCAGAGCTCTTCGATAAAATTGTTGCAAACGAATTTGACCCTAAGGAAATCATTACGCACAAATTACCACTTGATGAAGCAAATCATGGCTATCACATTTTCAACAAGCATGAAGACGATTGTATAAAAGTGATTTTAAAACCATAA
- a CDS encoding FAD-dependent oxidoreductase — protein MNFAGDYTNQSYFATMKGAVYSGDKAASSA, from the coding sequence ATTAATTTTGCAGGAGATTATACGAATCAATCATATTTCGCAACTATGAAAGGCGCAGTTTATTCTGGTGATAAAGCAGCTTCTTCCGCGTAA
- a CDS encoding spore coat protein — MEFQQPQSQQNSQTSNVPPVMNHGGHEIFDVHEVLSGSLNILNTYTLLSPHVKDPELRDILERQKQFMTEEYNLTQECFKTGQDPSKATQSYKMQQGNDFIYGMKPGSAPKKPLQTADELDDENIALNMLNAIKGMAPVKTNAAMEVTNPVVRRVLADSLPNCIEMAYEISLYQNKHGFYQVPQLPQQDMQQIQNGYAPAPVQSTPPQ; from the coding sequence ATGGAATTTCAACAACCACAAAGTCAACAAAATAGTCAAACGAGTAATGTGCCGCCCGTAATGAATCATGGTGGTCATGAAATCTTTGATGTTCACGAAGTATTATCAGGTTCATTAAATATCTTAAATACCTACACATTGTTAAGTCCCCATGTAAAGGACCCAGAACTACGAGATATTTTAGAACGTCAAAAACAATTTATGACTGAGGAATATAACCTGACTCAAGAGTGTTTCAAAACAGGGCAAGATCCTTCCAAAGCTACACAGAGCTACAAGATGCAACAAGGCAACGATTTTATATATGGTATGAAACCAGGAAGCGCCCCTAAAAAGCCGTTGCAAACCGCTGATGAACTTGATGATGAAAACATCGCTCTTAACATGTTGAATGCTATAAAAGGGATGGCCCCAGTTAAAACAAATGCGGCAATGGAGGTTACAAACCCTGTAGTTCGCCGTGTTCTTGCCGACTCCCTTCCTAACTGTATAGAAATGGCTTATGAGATATCACTTTACCAAAATAAGCATGGATTTTATCAAGTACCACAACTTCCTCAGCAAGATATGCAGCAGATTCAAAATGGCTACGCTCCCGCTCCTGTTCAAAGCACTCCACCACAATAG
- a CDS encoding manganese catalase family protein gives MYYYKEELINIIKPDKPDPAAAKVLQETLGGHFGEMRTMMQYFFQSSNFRGKEKKYRDLIRGVFLEEIAHVELVQSTINALLDESGGEGAGNRANDQAPLDEAIKHANPHHYIHGAQASLPVDAAGNPWNGSWVYSHGNLVGDLLDNISLESTGVLEKTRIYEMSSNQTLRETLGFLIVRDNAHQNAFAKALETLGVDWGKIFPVPNYDINKYPECRKFVDLGYHNTQFNFRLDSTKIGEVLQGQSPSRNGGEYTVTPPPAGFPVPVLPEIPNEHSPGLKDLHS, from the coding sequence TTGTATTATTATAAAGAAGAGCTCATCAACATTATTAAACCAGATAAACCTGATCCTGCTGCTGCAAAAGTCCTTCAAGAAACACTGGGGGGACATTTTGGAGAAATGCGCACAATGATGCAGTATTTTTTTCAAAGCTCAAATTTTAGAGGCAAGGAAAAGAAGTATCGAGATTTAATTAGAGGTGTTTTCTTAGAGGAGATCGCCCATGTTGAGCTTGTCCAAAGCACGATTAATGCGTTATTGGATGAATCGGGTGGTGAAGGTGCCGGTAATAGAGCGAATGATCAAGCGCCACTGGATGAAGCAATAAAACATGCCAATCCCCATCATTACATTCACGGGGCTCAAGCTTCGTTACCTGTTGATGCGGCTGGAAATCCGTGGAATGGTTCATGGGTGTATAGCCACGGCAACTTAGTTGGCGACTTATTAGATAATATTTCACTTGAATCAACCGGAGTCCTTGAAAAAACAAGGATTTATGAAATGAGTTCAAACCAAACATTAAGAGAAACACTCGGCTTTTTAATCGTCCGTGATAATGCTCATCAAAATGCCTTTGCAAAGGCACTAGAAACATTAGGTGTGGATTGGGGGAAAATCTTCCCAGTCCCTAACTATGATATTAATAAGTATCCAGAGTGTAGAAAGTTTGTGGACCTTGGATATCATAATACGCAATTCAACTTTAGATTGGATTCAACAAAGATTGGGGAAGTTCTCCAAGGACAGAGCCCTAGCCGAAATGGCGGCGAATACACTGTGACACCGCCTCCTGCAGGGTTTCCCGTTCCGGTTCTGCCTGAAATTCCAAATGAACATAGCCCTGGTTTAAAAGATTTACATTCATAA